A portion of the Corynebacterium rouxii genome contains these proteins:
- a CDS encoding macro domain-containing protein: MTNSPTDAQVTAARNFLHALEADDPRNAVVVSEGIDDSFQHTLSSIDAMVNMRDPRAASQALQKAQSAFLKATTPAATVVVGDITELPFSAMVAPAAQTLIGPTSPSISDLSARVHQRAGFELRRECARLLADAHGQVDISSTHVTSGFLLPAHWIIHAVTPQLNFAEREASIELLRQCFRNVFALVREKGWKELSIPSNLTGPLGFPTGMEAQVLGEELATAKAAGLSAHIVIVCDSEDEAAAYRRVFTPEA; encoded by the coding sequence ATGACCAATAGCCCCACCGACGCTCAAGTAACAGCAGCACGGAATTTTCTCCACGCCCTAGAAGCCGACGATCCCCGAAATGCCGTTGTTGTATCGGAAGGAATCGACGATTCTTTCCAACACACACTTTCCAGTATCGATGCGATGGTGAATATGCGTGATCCTCGCGCGGCTTCTCAAGCACTCCAAAAGGCCCAATCAGCTTTCCTCAAAGCCACCACGCCTGCGGCTACAGTCGTAGTAGGAGACATCACAGAGTTACCATTTTCGGCAATGGTGGCGCCGGCTGCTCAAACGTTGATTGGGCCGACGTCGCCGTCGATAAGCGATCTGTCCGCACGGGTGCACCAGCGTGCGGGATTTGAACTACGCCGAGAATGCGCACGCCTTCTCGCCGACGCACATGGCCAAGTAGACATCTCATCTACGCATGTCACTAGCGGGTTTTTACTCCCCGCACACTGGATCATTCATGCCGTGACACCACAGCTCAATTTTGCAGAGCGCGAAGCCAGCATCGAACTACTACGACAATGCTTCCGTAATGTGTTTGCGCTCGTTCGAGAAAAAGGTTGGAAGGAATTGTCGATTCCTTCCAACCTCACAGGGCCGTTAGGGTTCCCTACTGGGATGGAAGCACAGGTCCTTGGAGAAGAACTCGCTACTGCTAAGGCAGCAGGTTTATCGGCACATATCGTCATTGTCTGTGATTCTGAGGATGAAGCGGCAGCGTATCGACGTGTGTTCACACCTGAGGCATAA
- a CDS encoding pyruvate carboxylase, whose protein sequence is MSQQSSERGTSTVNPLSKILVANRGEIAVRAFRAAFETGAATVAVYPNEDRNSFHRSFASEAVLIGEGGSAVKAYLDIDEIIRAAKQTGADAIYPGYGFLSENAQLARECAENGLTFIGPPPAVLELTGDKAAAVTAAREAGLPTLTETEATDDPKKLVELTKGQTYPLFVKAVAGGGGRGMRFVDAPENLEKLAAEASREAAAAFGDGRVYAERAVINPQHIEVQILGDSAGNIIHLYERDCSLQRRHQKVVEIAPAQHLAPGLREKICADAVAFARHIGYQGAGTVEFLVDEEGNHVFIEMNPRIQVEHTVTEEVTQVDLVKSQIMIASGATLEDLGLRQENIHTEGAALQCRITTEDPNNGFRPDTGTITAYRSPGGAGVRLDGAAMLGGEITPNFDSMLVKMTCRGADFATAVARAQRALAEFVVSGVATNIGFLRALLREEDFQHKRIATGFIADHPWLLQAPPADDEPGRILNYLADVTVNKPHGLRPAVINPVEKLPAEVKGELPRGSRDRLLQLGPEEFARALRKQDALAVTDTTFRDAHQSLLATRVRSNTLIDAARHVAKLTPELLSVEAWGGATYDVAMRFLHEDPWERLDHLREAMPNVNIQMLLRGRNTVGYTPYPDSVCKAFVDEAARSGVDIFRIFDALNDVSQMRPAIDAVLETNSTIAEVAMAYSGDLTNPGEKLYTLDYYLKLAEEIVKSGAHVLAIKDMAGLMKPAAATKLVTELRRNFDLPVHVHTHDTAGGQLATYWAAAAAGADAVDGASAPLSGTTSQPSLSAIVAAFANTYRDTGLSLDAVGSMEPYWEAVRKLYAPFESGTPGPTGRVYQHEIPGGQLSNLRAQATALGLADRFELIEDYYAAVNEMLGRPTKVTPSSKVVGDLALYLVGAGVNPADFAADPQKYDIPDSVIAFLRGELGTPPGGWPEELRAKALAGRKESKDTLAPLSAEDEALLADRATVRPTLDRLLFPKPAAEFAEHRRQFGDTTKLGDAEFLYGLKEGKETVIRTADSSVPMLVRLDAVGEPDEKGMRNVVCNVNGQIRPILVRDRNVESVTASVEKADPSNAGHVAAPFAGVVTVTIEEGATVKAGDPVAVIEAMKMEATISATTDGTVDRIVLTQATKVEGGDLLLVIK, encoded by the coding sequence GTGTCTCAACAATCATCTGAACGTGGAACCTCTACGGTAAATCCATTGTCAAAGATCCTCGTTGCCAACCGTGGCGAGATCGCCGTGCGAGCTTTTCGTGCAGCCTTTGAAACCGGTGCTGCCACGGTAGCTGTCTACCCGAACGAAGACCGTAATTCATTCCACCGATCGTTTGCCTCCGAAGCAGTCCTCATTGGTGAGGGCGGATCTGCGGTCAAAGCGTACCTCGATATCGACGAAATCATCCGTGCTGCTAAGCAAACAGGTGCCGACGCAATTTACCCAGGCTACGGCTTCCTTTCTGAAAACGCCCAGCTTGCTCGTGAGTGCGCTGAAAACGGTTTAACCTTTATCGGTCCACCTCCGGCAGTGCTGGAGCTTACCGGTGATAAAGCAGCTGCTGTCACTGCCGCACGCGAGGCAGGTTTGCCCACGCTGACTGAAACGGAAGCAACAGATGATCCAAAGAAGCTCGTAGAGCTGACCAAGGGGCAGACCTATCCGCTATTCGTCAAAGCTGTTGCCGGTGGTGGTGGCCGCGGCATGCGTTTTGTCGACGCCCCCGAAAACCTAGAAAAGCTGGCAGCAGAAGCCTCCCGTGAGGCGGCTGCAGCATTCGGAGACGGCCGAGTCTACGCCGAGCGTGCAGTGATCAACCCTCAGCATATTGAGGTCCAGATCCTTGGTGACTCCGCTGGCAACATCATCCACCTGTACGAGCGTGACTGCTCGCTGCAGCGTCGCCACCAAAAGGTTGTAGAGATTGCCCCAGCGCAGCACTTGGCGCCAGGACTACGCGAAAAGATTTGTGCAGACGCAGTCGCGTTTGCACGCCACATCGGTTACCAAGGCGCGGGCACCGTGGAGTTCCTAGTCGATGAGGAAGGCAACCACGTCTTCATCGAGATGAACCCTCGTATCCAGGTCGAGCACACTGTGACTGAAGAGGTCACCCAGGTGGACTTGGTGAAGTCCCAGATCATGATCGCCTCTGGTGCGACACTCGAAGATCTCGGTTTGCGCCAAGAAAACATCCACACCGAAGGTGCTGCCCTGCAGTGCCGTATTACCACTGAAGACCCCAACAACGGTTTCCGTCCTGACACCGGAACGATTACCGCTTACCGTTCTCCAGGTGGCGCAGGTGTTCGCCTCGACGGTGCTGCCATGCTCGGTGGTGAGATCACCCCGAACTTCGACTCCATGCTGGTCAAGATGACCTGCCGTGGTGCCGATTTCGCTACCGCAGTCGCTCGCGCTCAGCGTGCACTCGCAGAATTCGTTGTCTCAGGTGTTGCTACCAACATCGGATTCCTGCGTGCTTTGCTACGCGAAGAAGACTTCCAGCACAAGCGCATCGCCACTGGTTTCATTGCAGATCACCCATGGCTGCTGCAGGCACCACCCGCAGACGACGAGCCGGGCCGCATTTTGAACTACCTAGCTGATGTGACTGTGAACAAGCCACATGGTCTGCGCCCAGCCGTGATTAACCCAGTAGAAAAGCTCCCAGCAGAGGTCAAAGGCGAGCTACCACGGGGTTCCCGTGACCGCCTGCTCCAGCTCGGCCCAGAGGAGTTTGCACGCGCACTGCGTAAGCAGGATGCGCTCGCGGTCACGGATACCACCTTCCGTGATGCACACCAGTCGCTTCTCGCAACCCGCGTACGCTCCAACACGCTGATCGACGCGGCACGGCACGTCGCAAAGCTCACCCCAGAGCTGCTCTCCGTAGAAGCATGGGGTGGCGCTACCTACGACGTTGCTATGCGCTTCCTCCATGAGGACCCATGGGAGCGTCTCGACCACCTGCGCGAGGCCATGCCAAACGTCAACATTCAGATGCTGCTACGAGGCCGCAACACAGTCGGCTACACACCGTACCCAGATTCCGTATGCAAGGCTTTTGTCGACGAAGCCGCACGCTCTGGTGTTGATATCTTCCGCATCTTCGACGCGCTTAACGACGTCTCCCAGATGCGTCCAGCAATCGACGCAGTGCTCGAAACCAACTCCACGATTGCCGAAGTCGCAATGGCTTACTCCGGTGATCTGACCAACCCAGGTGAGAAGCTCTACACACTGGATTACTACCTCAAGCTTGCCGAGGAAATCGTCAAGTCCGGTGCACATGTTCTAGCAATTAAAGACATGGCTGGACTGATGAAGCCAGCCGCAGCAACCAAGCTGGTCACCGAACTACGACGCAACTTCGACCTGCCGGTTCATGTTCACACCCACGACACTGCTGGTGGCCAGCTGGCTACGTATTGGGCGGCAGCAGCCGCTGGTGCAGATGCCGTCGATGGTGCCTCCGCGCCGCTGTCGGGCACAACGTCGCAGCCATCGTTGTCTGCAATTGTGGCAGCATTCGCTAACACCTACCGCGATACGGGTCTCTCTCTGGACGCAGTCGGATCGATGGAACCGTACTGGGAAGCAGTGCGCAAACTCTACGCACCCTTCGAATCCGGAACTCCAGGGCCAACCGGCCGCGTCTACCAGCACGAAATTCCAGGCGGCCAGCTGTCCAATCTGCGCGCACAGGCAACTGCACTCGGCTTGGCAGATCGCTTCGAGCTCATCGAGGACTACTACGCAGCCGTTAATGAGATGCTGGGACGCCCCACCAAGGTCACCCCGTCCTCAAAGGTCGTTGGCGATCTTGCACTCTACCTAGTTGGCGCAGGAGTTAACCCAGCGGACTTTGCAGCAGATCCCCAAAAGTACGATATTCCTGACTCCGTCATTGCCTTCCTCCGTGGCGAGCTCGGCACCCCTCCAGGCGGCTGGCCAGAAGAACTGCGTGCTAAGGCATTGGCAGGACGTAAGGAATCAAAGGACACATTGGCACCGCTGTCAGCAGAAGATGAAGCTCTGCTCGCAGATCGTGCGACCGTTCGCCCAACGCTGGATCGCTTGCTCTTCCCGAAGCCTGCAGCCGAATTTGCAGAGCACCGTCGTCAGTTTGGCGATACCACCAAACTTGGTGACGCAGAATTCCTCTATGGCCTCAAAGAAGGCAAAGAAACGGTTATTCGTACCGCAGACAGCAGCGTCCCAATGTTGGTGCGTCTCGACGCCGTCGGCGAGCCCGACGAAAAGGGCATGCGTAACGTTGTGTGCAACGTCAACGGCCAGATTCGCCCCATCCTCGTGCGTGATCGCAACGTAGAGTCTGTGACCGCCTCGGTGGAAAAGGCTGATCCTTCCAACGCTGGACACGTTGCAGCGCCATTCGCAGGCGTTGTCACGGTGACTATCGAGGAAGGCGCAACCGTCAAAGCCGGTGACCCAGTTGCTGTCATTGAGGCAATGAAGATGGAGGCAACGATCTCTGCCACCACAGATGGAACCGTCGACCGTATCGTCTTGACGCAGGCCACCAAGGTCGAAGGTGGAGACTTGCTCCTCGTGATCAAGTAG
- a CDS encoding Cj0069 family protein: protein MHKSIVVFEVEGGNDKQFNGHRKDTLPIVDAIKEKGWHAEVVFYRPEWSEGLFEYVSQNFDGYISRVNPGNIPGGEKGYFDLLTKLSEAGLVGMSTPVEMMAYGAKDALVKLNDTDLVPSDTAAYYDVETFHNTFPTSLSYGERVLKQNRGSTGSGIWRVQLEDKELAASVAPGTALPLDTKLRCTEAVDNHTEIRELGEFMDFCDQYIVGDNGMLVDMRFMPRIVEGEIRILMVGPHPVFVVHKKPAAGGDNFSATLFSGAKYTYDKPEAWQELVDMFAAARPVIAEKLGGDNIPLIWTADFMLADGENGKDTYVLGEINCSCVGFTSELDMGIQELVAQEAVERVEKKHA, encoded by the coding sequence TTGCACAAGAGCATTGTTGTCTTCGAGGTCGAAGGCGGAAACGATAAGCAGTTCAACGGTCACCGTAAAGACACGCTTCCTATCGTTGATGCCATCAAGGAAAAGGGCTGGCATGCTGAGGTTGTGTTCTACCGTCCTGAGTGGAGCGAAGGCCTGTTCGAGTATGTTTCTCAGAACTTCGACGGCTACATTTCTCGTGTTAACCCAGGCAACATTCCTGGCGGCGAGAAGGGCTACTTTGATCTGCTGACCAAGCTGTCTGAGGCTGGCCTTGTGGGTATGTCTACCCCAGTTGAGATGATGGCTTATGGCGCAAAGGACGCCTTGGTTAAGCTCAATGACACTGATTTGGTTCCTTCCGATACCGCTGCTTACTACGATGTGGAGACCTTCCACAACACCTTCCCAACCTCGCTTTCTTATGGTGAGCGCGTTCTTAAGCAAAACCGTGGCTCCACGGGCTCGGGCATCTGGCGTGTGCAGCTTGAAGACAAGGAGCTTGCTGCGTCGGTAGCACCAGGTACTGCGTTGCCACTGGATACCAAGCTGCGCTGCACCGAGGCAGTTGATAACCACACCGAGATCCGTGAGCTCGGTGAGTTCATGGACTTCTGCGACCAGTACATCGTCGGCGACAACGGCATGCTCGTTGATATGCGCTTCATGCCTCGCATTGTCGAGGGCGAAATCCGCATCTTAATGGTTGGCCCACACCCCGTCTTCGTGGTGCACAAGAAGCCAGCCGCTGGTGGCGACAACTTCTCGGCAACCTTGTTCTCCGGCGCAAAGTACACCTACGACAAGCCAGAGGCATGGCAGGAGCTCGTCGACATGTTCGCAGCTGCTCGCCCTGTGATCGCTGAAAAGCTTGGTGGCGACAACATCCCGTTGATCTGGACCGCAGACTTCATGCTCGCTGATGGCGAGAACGGCAAGGACACCTACGTTCTCGGCGAGATCAACTGCTCATGCGTTGGTTTCACCTCTGAGCTGGACATGGGTATCCAAGAGCTCGTTGCTCAGGAAGCTGTCGAGCGCGTGGAAAAGAAGCACGCATAG
- a CDS encoding NAD(P)H-quinone dehydrogenase, whose product MTRIVIIGGGPAGYEAALAGAKYGAEITIIEDRGLGGAAVINDCVPSKSFIAGANIKTDLRRADDMGLNKGIGEAHLLIDALNNRVQALAYEQSSDIRASMDAHGVRIIDGRGSFDDYNPKQTVHYIKVDRADGTTETIECDLVLIATGATPRILPDAQPDGERILTWRQIYGLTELPEHLIVVGSGVTGAEFVSAFAELGVKVTMVASRDRILPHDDADAADVLETVLAERGVALEKHARVDSVIRTEDGGVCVKTSDGREIFGSHALMTVGSVPNTKDLGLEKVGIETTRSGHICVDRVSRTNVAGVYAGGDCTDLFPLASVAAMQGRIAMYHALGEGVKPIRMKTVATAVFTRPEIAAVGVTQKQIESGEVIARTVMLPLQTNPRAKMRSLRHGFVKMFCRKNSGIVIGGVVVAPTASELILPIAVAVTNQLTVSDLAESFAVYPSLSGSITEAARQLVQHDDLQ is encoded by the coding sequence GTGACTCGAATCGTGATTATCGGCGGCGGCCCCGCAGGCTATGAAGCAGCGTTGGCTGGCGCAAAATATGGCGCCGAAATCACCATTATTGAGGACCGTGGTCTAGGCGGCGCAGCAGTTATCAACGACTGCGTGCCATCCAAGTCGTTCATCGCCGGCGCAAACATTAAGACTGACTTGCGCCGCGCCGACGACATGGGACTGAACAAGGGGATCGGCGAAGCACACCTGCTTATCGACGCCCTCAACAACCGCGTTCAGGCACTTGCTTATGAACAATCCTCCGATATTCGGGCGTCGATGGATGCCCACGGCGTGCGTATTATCGACGGCCGCGGTTCCTTTGATGATTACAACCCCAAGCAAACCGTGCACTACATCAAGGTCGACCGTGCTGATGGCACTACAGAAACTATCGAGTGCGACCTCGTTTTGATTGCTACTGGTGCAACCCCACGTATCCTTCCTGACGCGCAGCCAGACGGCGAGCGAATCCTCACGTGGCGTCAGATCTACGGGCTCACCGAATTGCCAGAGCACCTCATTGTGGTTGGTTCGGGTGTGACTGGTGCTGAGTTTGTTTCAGCGTTCGCAGAGCTTGGTGTGAAAGTGACGATGGTCGCCTCGCGGGACCGCATTTTGCCTCACGACGACGCCGATGCTGCCGACGTCCTAGAAACCGTGCTAGCAGAACGTGGCGTGGCCTTGGAAAAGCATGCTCGCGTTGATTCTGTTATCCGTACCGAGGATGGCGGCGTATGCGTGAAAACTTCCGATGGTCGAGAGATCTTCGGTTCTCACGCCTTGATGACTGTCGGTTCTGTGCCCAACACCAAAGATCTTGGTCTAGAAAAAGTTGGCATTGAGACAACACGTTCAGGCCACATTTGCGTAGACCGCGTCTCGCGTACCAACGTTGCAGGCGTGTATGCAGGTGGTGACTGTACTGATCTGTTCCCGCTGGCGTCAGTGGCAGCTATGCAGGGTCGAATTGCTATGTATCACGCTCTTGGTGAGGGCGTAAAGCCGATTCGCATGAAGACTGTAGCTACCGCAGTATTTACCCGTCCAGAAATTGCCGCTGTGGGTGTTACCCAGAAGCAAATTGAGTCTGGTGAGGTAATCGCACGTACAGTGATGTTGCCGCTGCAGACCAACCCGCGTGCCAAGATGCGTTCGTTGCGCCACGGTTTTGTCAAGATGTTCTGCCGTAAGAACTCCGGCATCGTGATTGGTGGCGTGGTTGTTGCTCCTACTGCCTCAGAACTGATTCTGCCGATTGCTGTCGCTGTGACAAACCAACTCACCGTGTCTGATCTGGCGGAGAGCTTTGCCGTTTATCCATCACTATCGGGTTCGATTACTGAGGCTGCGCGTCAACTAGTGCAGCATGATGACCTGCAATAA
- a CDS encoding acetyl/propionyl/methylcrotonyl-CoA carboxylase subunit alpha has translation MSVEQKKITKVLIANRGEIAVRVIRAARDAGIASVAVYAEPDADAPFVSMADEAFALGGQTSAESYLVFDKILDAAKKSGADAIHPGYGFLSENGDFAEAVINAGLIWIGPSPQSIRDLGDKVTARHIALKAEAPMAPGTKEPVKDASEVVAFAEEHGLPIAIKAAFGGGGRGMKVAYTMDEVADLYESATREAVAAFGRGECFVERYLDKARHVECQVIADMHGNVVVAGTRDCSLQRRFQKLVEEAPAPFLTDDQRARLHESAKAICKEAGYYGAGTVEYLVGSDGLISFLEVNTRLQVEHPVTEVTTGLDLVREQFRIAEGKELHIKQDPTPRGHAFEFRINGEDAGSNFMPAPGKVTKYIEPSGPGVRMDSGIVEGSVIGGQFDSMLAKLIVFGETRDEALQRASRALNEYVVEGMPTVLPFHRHIVENPAFIGDGEKFEVYTKWIEEEWDNPIEPYVDPTDVDDEEAALPSQKVVVEIDGRRVEIALPGDLALGGGAGAPKKKAKKRRAGGSKAAISGDAVAAPMQGTVIKINAEEGAEVAEGDTVVVLEAMKMENPVKAHKSGVVTGLAIAAGEGVTKGQVLLEIKDA, from the coding sequence GTGTCTGTGGAACAGAAGAAGATCACTAAGGTGCTCATCGCAAACCGCGGTGAGATCGCCGTCCGCGTTATCCGTGCAGCCCGCGATGCCGGTATCGCCAGCGTCGCCGTGTACGCAGAGCCCGATGCAGACGCTCCTTTCGTCTCCATGGCTGACGAGGCATTTGCACTAGGTGGCCAAACCTCCGCCGAATCCTACCTTGTCTTTGACAAGATCCTCGACGCGGCCAAGAAATCCGGCGCCGACGCCATCCATCCAGGCTATGGCTTCCTCTCCGAAAACGGCGACTTCGCCGAAGCAGTTATCAATGCAGGCCTGATCTGGATCGGCCCATCTCCACAGTCCATCCGCGACCTCGGCGACAAAGTCACGGCACGCCACATCGCGCTTAAAGCCGAAGCCCCCATGGCACCTGGCACCAAAGAGCCAGTCAAAGACGCTTCCGAGGTCGTCGCCTTCGCAGAAGAGCACGGACTTCCCATCGCTATTAAGGCAGCCTTCGGCGGCGGCGGACGCGGCATGAAAGTCGCCTACACCATGGATGAAGTGGCCGACTTATACGAATCCGCAACCCGCGAGGCCGTGGCAGCCTTCGGTCGCGGTGAGTGCTTCGTTGAGCGTTACCTCGACAAAGCACGCCACGTCGAGTGCCAGGTGATCGCAGATATGCACGGCAACGTTGTTGTCGCCGGCACCCGTGACTGCTCACTCCAGCGCCGATTCCAAAAGCTCGTCGAAGAAGCACCAGCACCATTCCTTACCGACGACCAGCGCGCCCGCCTTCACGAGTCCGCTAAAGCCATCTGTAAAGAAGCTGGTTACTACGGTGCCGGCACCGTCGAGTACCTCGTCGGCTCCGACGGACTGATCTCCTTCCTTGAGGTCAACACCCGCCTCCAGGTGGAACACCCCGTCACTGAGGTCACCACCGGCCTCGACTTGGTACGCGAACAATTCCGCATCGCAGAGGGCAAAGAACTCCACATCAAGCAAGACCCAACCCCTCGTGGACACGCCTTCGAATTCCGTATCAACGGCGAAGACGCAGGCTCCAACTTCATGCCAGCACCAGGCAAGGTCACCAAGTACATTGAGCCTTCCGGCCCAGGTGTGCGCATGGACTCCGGTATCGTCGAAGGCTCCGTAATCGGCGGCCAATTCGACTCCATGCTCGCCAAGCTCATCGTCTTCGGAGAAACCCGTGACGAAGCACTCCAGCGCGCATCCCGCGCTCTTAATGAGTACGTCGTCGAAGGCATGCCTACTGTCTTGCCATTCCACCGCCACATCGTGGAAAACCCAGCCTTCATCGGCGACGGCGAAAAATTCGAGGTCTACACCAAGTGGATCGAAGAAGAGTGGGATAACCCGATCGAGCCATACGTCGACCCAACAGATGTGGATGATGAAGAAGCAGCACTGCCATCCCAAAAAGTTGTCGTGGAAATCGACGGCCGCCGCGTAGAAATCGCACTACCAGGCGACCTCGCACTCGGCGGCGGCGCAGGTGCACCAAAGAAGAAAGCCAAGAAGCGCCGCGCAGGTGGCTCCAAGGCTGCCATCTCTGGCGACGCTGTCGCAGCACCAATGCAGGGCACCGTCATCAAGATCAACGCCGAAGAAGGTGCTGAAGTAGCTGAAGGCGACACCGTCGTCGTCCTCGAAGCAATGAAGATGGAAAACCCAGTCAAGGCACACAAGTCCGGCGTTGTCACCGGTTTAGCCATCGCCGCTGGCGAAGGCGTAACCAAGGGCCAAGTTCTCCTCGAGATCAAAGACGCCTAA
- a CDS encoding sulfurtransferase: MPAPFDPHPQFQEYAHPEKLVSASWLSARLGTKGLRVVESDEDSLLYDIGHIPGAVRIDWAKDLNDATIRDYISAEDFAALMDAKGIARDDTVVIYGDKSNWWATFTLWIFELFGHEDVRILNGGRDAWMAEERDTSYAVPEYPATGYPVVTDTSTQARIFVDELVSKLGTQQLIDVRSESEYAGTTDNNYPSSGVLRSGHIPTAVNIPWNKSVHPNSRFRSFAELSEIYGGLDKNAETVTYCQVGDRAAHTWFVLKYLLGHDITRTYDGSWAEWGNMIRMPIAKGEEPGVAP, translated from the coding sequence ATGCCAGCACCATTCGATCCACACCCACAGTTCCAGGAGTACGCACACCCCGAAAAGCTCGTCTCCGCCTCGTGGCTGAGCGCCCGCCTAGGCACTAAAGGCCTTCGCGTTGTGGAATCCGACGAGGACTCACTCCTCTACGACATCGGACACATCCCCGGTGCCGTACGCATCGACTGGGCCAAAGACCTGAACGACGCCACCATCCGTGATTACATCAGCGCCGAGGATTTCGCAGCGCTCATGGATGCTAAAGGCATCGCCCGAGACGACACCGTGGTGATCTACGGCGACAAGTCCAACTGGTGGGCAACCTTTACCCTATGGATCTTCGAGCTCTTCGGCCACGAAGATGTCCGTATCCTCAACGGTGGCCGAGACGCATGGATGGCCGAAGAACGCGACACCTCGTATGCTGTTCCGGAGTATCCCGCAACCGGCTACCCCGTTGTCACCGATACCAGCACACAAGCGCGCATTTTTGTCGACGAGCTCGTGAGCAAACTGGGCACGCAACAACTTATCGACGTCCGCAGTGAATCCGAATATGCGGGCACGACAGACAATAATTACCCCTCATCTGGGGTGTTACGTAGCGGCCATATCCCAACCGCAGTGAACATTCCATGGAATAAATCAGTACACCCGAACAGCCGGTTCCGCTCCTTTGCCGAACTCAGCGAGATCTACGGCGGACTCGACAAAAACGCCGAAACCGTCACCTACTGCCAAGTAGGTGACCGCGCAGCACACACATGGTTCGTCCTAAAATACCTGCTTGGGCACGACATTACCCGCACCTACGACGGATCTTGGGCCGAATGGGGCAACATGATTCGCATGCCTATCGCGAAAGGCGAAGAGCCCGGCGTGGCACCCTAG